ATCAGTCgattcaatagggaatattacgctaAACTCAGTCTAGAGGACGTCATTAGCACAATCacaaatcgaaagttcggtttccgCCTCTCTTCTCTAGGACTCTTGCCTATTcaatcgatagagaggcagataacgaaatgtCTATTTTTACGTTTGCGGTAGgtcacctgtaaacaaaccaccttgatgcatcaatgtcatactgaaaacttgtcaaaaaactgtttaaggcataAGTAGTAGGtttgtataagttactctatggtttactatgtGAACTAGTGCTGCCTAGTGCTGCACTCTAACGGCAGAACATTgtagtaatactccctattgaagGACTGTCACAAACGCTAGAAATGATAATATTACCTTAATAATTGCCCAGTACAGTATTCGATGATAAAAAAGCAAACAatatcaattaaaatataattcacATTTAATCAATACCATGAGACAAAATGAGTTGAGACATAGAGGCTAATCAGCAttagtagagtctgtgcggaaatagaagagttgtggaatgtatggggcccaatacattccacaactcttctctttccgaacaggcTCTATGAACAACTTTTTCACATctctagcctcctaaggcccagccatataaatgaaaaattcaaaatttgccactgaaatttgaacctataatgTGGGAAATAGATTTGATTTTATGTGGttggaaaattgaacgaaacaaagcaaaagcaactctgttccaattgaatagaaTTTTGATTTCATCAAACTGAAGAGGTAgaaccttgggccttaggaggctagcTTAGTCAATTTTTATGATATCAATCAGTCACACAAATGGGAATGGTAGTTAATGTAAATGGCAGATACTTAACAGGTCAAACAGAACATGGGTTTATCAATATATCGCTGCTACTACTGGCACCACTCAAATTGAAATGCTATTGCGTTTAATAGAGGTTTAATACCATGTCTCTTACTGCTAAGATTTGAAATTGAATGGCATTTTGTGACTGTTCTTGATTAGCGATATATTTACTTCTTCAGTCTTCACATAATCTTAAATTTATCAAACTAAGTTGGTTTTTTCCTTAAGTTAACAATGTCATTCCGTGTCCATGTTCATTTGCAGGTTGGGGTCTGGCAGGGCTCGGAGCAAAGCATTTAGCTGGCTCTCCAGGGGGCCCGCCTGGCTCACAATCCTCTTCATGTTGTTCGCTATTTGCAGCAAATCTTGGTTTATTGACTCCATTCCCTGTATACCGCAAAAAAGAATACTAAGTAATTATAGATTTCATTAACTtaattatatacatacttattttgTAATATAGGGAACTTTAAAGTGTAAGTCTGCtttaaaagttatattttttagaatGTTTTGAAACGTATCTGTATTTCCATACGTTTTACAAAAtgcttcaataaaaaaaaactttgttatTGTTAAAATGCACCCTcattatattattttgattCCCCACCCATCCCCACCCCATTCAGTGGGTTATGAATTTTTTCTCTGTGTTTTTCCATAATTTAACTTAGTAtataaaaaacaataccgaaGAAACCGGCGTTTCAAACAGACCATAGAATCCTAAGATTCCCAAGAATTTACTCACCTCAATAGCTGACAAATACATTTGGGAGATGGTCCGGTCATTACAAGTTATAAACCCACTAACGTTCGATTCACAGTCCGATGCCATGGAGgtcattgtttttatttaactgtTAATTATTTGATAAAAATAGCACAAACAACTTAGgttaatccagtaatataacgAAGTAAACAAAATTTGAATTAAGAATTAAGACTGTGACAGTGACATTAACAATTTTTTGaaacaattatggcctggatggGAGTTTTTTAAGCCAATGACATAGATATCTTTAGAGCGTTTTTATAGATgttagacagagagaatcatactatctttgtcttacactagtactagtacccaaaagaaaaggatgagtatagttttgctggttcttactgactgacaaattgatGTGACCAACTATATACAATGATTTAAAGAAAGTtcgaaataatgcaaacataataaaataaaatacacctCTAGGTGACATTGAAATTTGGCTTAAAGgactcgcatccaggccataattgtaaGAAAAAGACATTGACATTACTCTAACGTTCAGAAATTGGCTGACaattaataatcaaaaatcAAAGATTACAATTATAGAAACACATATCACCAAACAAAGAGTGCATTGCATTCTAGCATTATCtagctattattattatagctaGCTAAAAGTTAtacatattaattaataatgcaATAATTATTTTGCTGTTTTATCACAAACTTCTTTTAAGCGTGTATGGTTTTTGAACGATTCGCTCAGCTCAATGTCAATGTCATTCACCTGCAATGGGAGAAGTATGGATTTTGACGAAAATTTTATTACTGCCTACAGGCGACGAAATTTTCTTGCAATCGTGATTTCTGTGTGAAGAATTAAGAATAAGCATTGTATACAGTGTTCCATCTCTAGTAATATAGTGTTTGTTGATATGTGTCTGGTGTTCCCATTCCTACCCTATCAAATTTTATCCCGATActtttgaaattattgattCATATTTTTCTGTGTTATTTACTTCGAAATTAGTaccttaaaaataattattaggaACGTTTCGTACTGGTAAGGTGAATACTCTTTTTCGTAATTATTATAAGAAGTAATAGTAGCCAGTGTTTATACACAAAAGTTGTTTATTCCATGAAAATCTGTAgagtacttaaataatattttagaccagacataaaacaatatttaagaaAGTTAACGTACCATTATCGTCCTAAAAtaactatcttttagcactaattcataataaaattactaatgctaataaaactattaaaatgcTTATATATTATTTCCgtatatggggctattcataaattacgtcatttcaaattcgGGGCGGgagggtctggacatcggatgacggtagcatgaagtaggaggaaatgggatcatttgaagcatgattttggatgattatagggcggggggggggggataatttatggacagcccctatacTTGTTATATTAGAAAAGAATATTCTGGATATTTGATGGATTTCTTTTGACATTATAAAAGGCGAAATCTCACTTATAGCCAAAGGCATGTATTTTAGTAATAATTAACGTGATTTGTTTATAAACTGACAAGCAGTTGTGGATTAAATGAGTGAATCCATTCCcgattaaaaccaaaatattactttgctaatccgcgaaaagataacatgctaatcaatcagtgctaacccattccgttttatacatttttccaTCATTAATTTTTGGTAAATATAGGTCTAATTTAAACTTTTGTATTACATTGCTATTtccataatataaaaaaaaggtttttcgaTAAATATGGCAATTCACTTAcatgatcaaaattaaaataataatgctATCAAAGTCAAAGTTGTATTTTTTCGGGTTAAAGTGAATTAATTAGTAACTTAGAAACCATGACACATtctacatattaaaaaaattgttttagttACTTTTCGTCAAAACTGTTGTTCATCGACCTTTTCTACTTTTAAATTTCTAGTTTGATCTTATTTTGTTTCCATTATGATTTTCTTCATATAATGTATAGTCATGGGTCTAAGATTGCTATGCCACTTAGTACCTTGTCACGGTGACAATAATGTTTGATCCCTAGCGGCTTTCATATTGTTCAAGCTAACAAGGTAAGAAGTGGCACAAATTCAAATTCCTCGTTCCTAGTCATCTGCTGACATTTgaatgatcaaaaatattatagcaaatcaaataataaaaggaattttcaataaaaaatacattaagcTAATTTGTTACGGTTTCATTTAATGTAGAACTTAaactatttgtttatttttttgagtaagtatatatttattttaaatctttaatATAATCCACGAAAAATAATACGAACTTATATTTACACTAGGTAGACATTGAAGATTACTTCATGCCCCATAATATTCTTACTTCTGATTTGCCCCATTAGTTGGTTAGTTGGTCACTGCACAATGTGGAGATGAGTAGGGTTGATTGAATAAGCCGGCAGTGCGACGCCGTAGGCGCCGGTCGGGCTGGCGTCGCGACGTCGCGACCCACCCGCCCCTAGTTTCCCCTCACCCTCACCCCCACACCCAACCATAACACACAGGCATTTGCTTCTGTAAACTTGTTATGGCTAGTTATCTCTGACTATAATCCTTTTATCCTGCAGTCGACATAATGGCATAGACGATGTGTACATAATACGCGACTTAGAGACATGTCAGAAAATGACGCTTGTGCAAGTGTTCAAAATACAGAGGAAAACAGTTCTGTAGTGAATGATGTCGAGAAATGCGCTAAAGAAGATACAGAAAAGGACAGTGAAAAATCGGACAGTGTCAAAGACGTGTCAAAGGATGAAACGGCGACGGAAGATAAAGTTTCAGAACAAAAAGAGACTCTGGAATGGGAGCTGGATGGGTACAAGTGTAAAGTGAAATGGAAGTTTCCGGAAGGGACGACGACGCCGAAGGACTACATCGCCTTGTGCTATGCAGGTGAGATTGATCGGCAAAACGTGATAGGATTGTGTTGGCAGGGTTCCAAATCACTGGCTAGACGATAGGCGTATAATCGCTGTCCAGACGTATAAAACAAAGGATAGGCTAGACTATTAGCATATCTCTGCAACTTGATTCCGCAATATTGACGATAGGCTTTGTTATCTAACATAAGTAACATAGATCTAGATTGCCAGTAACTTGGGGTGTCTGTTATCCAAATCGGAAGCTCTTCAGGTTATGTAGAGCCTGGGTAGACACTAAATCTAAAGCGTCGATAACGTTAAAACGTTTTCGACCTCATTCAATACAATTTCTAGAACATTATTCAACAACAGTtagatgtaaaaaataattcaaacgaAAACCCGGAAAATTGCGAGTTGGACCACACACAATGTAGGTGATCCATTTCGGTACTAACGACTCCtctaaaaagaaacaaaaaatgTGTCTTTAATTTACTCCCTTCTTTTTATTGATAAGGGTATTTTTTCGGCTATAACTCAAAATCGAAGCAATCCTGTTAACCCCTTAATCACCAATGCAGTTTATTTATACCATTAGCAATTTATTATCTGCTTATAATC
The Cydia splendana chromosome 8, ilCydSple1.2, whole genome shotgun sequence genome window above contains:
- the LOC134793276 gene encoding uncharacterized protein LOC134793276; this encodes MTSMASDCESNVSGFITCNDRTISQMYLSAIEGMESINQDLLQIANNMKRIVSQAGPLESQLNALLRALPDPNLQMNMDTE